From the genome of Cydia strobilella chromosome 21, ilCydStro3.1, whole genome shotgun sequence, one region includes:
- the LOC134750914 gene encoding ADP-ribosylation factor-like protein 6: MGLMDKVSSWLGSRPRVSAPVLVLGLDRAGKTSLLKALRPPDPAGGAPAPAPAAGLTPQIEQFQSGGVSFSAWDVSGAARARALWERHYRRAQALIFVVDAADHLRLVVAREELELVLAHPDMSARRVPLLVLANKSDAVGALPPDRLAVALCLERVLDRPWHVCATSARDATTLHDGIAWLARQVRELHTPARDH; encoded by the exons ATGGGTCTAATGGATAAAGTGTCGAGCTGGTTGGGCAGCCGGCCGCGCGTATCGGCGCCGGTGCTGGTGCTGGGGCTGGACCGCGCCGGCAAGACCTCGCTGCTGAAGGCACTGCGCCCCCCGGACCCCGCGGGCGGTGCGCCCGCTCCCGCCCCGGCTGCCGGGCTTACTCCGCAGATTGAGCAATTTCAGA GTGGAGGAGTGTCGTTCAGTGCATGGGACGTGTCGGGCGCGGCGCGTGCACGCGCGCTATGGGAGCGCCACTACAGGCGCGCGCAGGCGCTTATCTTTGTCGTTGACGCCGCTGATCATCTGAGACTTG TGGTCGCACGAGAAGAGCTAGAGCTAGTGCTCGCGCACCCAGACATGAGCGCGCGGCGCGTGCCGCTGCTCGTGCTGGCCAACAAGTCGGACGCGGTGGGCGCGCTGCCGCCGGACCGGCTGGCGGTCGCGCTGTGCCTGGAGCGCGTGCTGGACCGGCCCTGGCACGTGTGTGCAACCAGCGCGCGCGACGCCACCACGCTGCACGACGGCATTGCGTGGCTTGCCAGACAG GTGCGTGAGCTGCACACGCCTGCGCGGGATCACTGA